In the genome of Haloplanus salinus, the window AGAAACACCCCCAGAGAGCGCAGATAGCGACGAACTCGAAGATTCATCGACCGATCCGTCGTCGACCAGTCCGCAAGAGGGTCCGACACCTGACCAATCGCCGGATGATAAGGCGGCATCGACGTCCGAAGAAGGTGAGTCTGACACGCCTGACGCCACCGGTCCGCCGTCGACGTTCCGGGCGGCGATTCAGTCGGACCCGCTGAAGGATATCCTGCGGGCACTCAGGGCGACCGTCGACGAGGCCCGCGTGAAAATTGACGAGACGGGCATCCGCGTCCGGGCGGTCGACCCCGCGAACGTCGCGATGGACGACCTCAACCTCTCGGCGAGCGCGTTCGAGTCCTACGACGCGACTCCCGGCGTCATCGGAGTCGATCTCGACCGACTCTGGGATCCGGTTTCGCTCGCAAACAAAGGCGATCTCGTCCAACTTCACCTCGACACTGAGAGTCGGAAGCTGGTCGTGGCCGTCACTGGTCTCGAGTTCCAGATGGCCTGTCTGGATCCGGCGACGATTCGGTCGGAACCGACGCTTCCCGAGCTGGAGCTACCAGCGAGCGTCACCGTCGATCGCGACACGCTCCGACAGGTAGTAAAAGCGGCCGATTTGGTCGCTGATCACGTTGGCCTCCGAATGGCTCCCGACGAGGAAGTGTTCCGGATCGATGCCGAGGGGGACACAGATAGCGTTGACTTCCGGATCGACGCCGACGACTGGGAGGCGGTCACCCTCGCGGAGGCGTCCTCGCTGTTCAGCCTAGACTATATGAAAAAGATCGTGCGGACGATCCCCGCCGGAACTGCGGTGACGATCGACTTCGGCACCGAGTTTCCGGCGATGCTCTCGTACGACATCGGCGACGGGGACGGATCGATGATCCGGATGCTCGCCCCACGGATCGAGACATGACCACCCCCCTCGGCATCCATCGCGTATGAAAACAAGCTACTCACGGTCGACGAATCGCGCTCGGCGGTACCGAGGCGAGCGAACCCTCGGGGGCTGTCTCGTCTACGCCGGCGACGATCTCCTCGACAAGCACCTCTCAGTCCATCCAGTGTCGCCCGGTGGCTTCGACTGGGGACCGGACGCAACTCCCGAACGTGCCTGCCAACTCGCCATCGCGCTACTCGCGCCGACACTCGGACTCGAAGTCGCTGTCGACGACTACCACCTCTTCGCAGAGAACTTCATCCGCCGGGAACTCACGGGCGATGAATGGTCGGTTCGTCTCCAGGATCTCCGCGAGTCGAGCTATCGGGAGCAGTATATGCACAGAGATTATCCGACGAATACCGCTCCAGAGCCTGTGGACGTCGACATCGAGACCATCGATTTAGACACCATCACCTACGCCGAGGAACTCGCGCTGGTCCGCCGGTATGACGAGGTGCTCTGGAAGAAGGGTAACACCCGCGCCAACCTGACCAGACTTCAGGCGATTCGACGTGGTGAGCGTGACCCGGCGAGTGAGCCGTTCTCTAAGCAGTGGCTCTCGACACATGGACGGCTCACTTCGTCGGCTGCCAAACGAGCGCTTGGAGAGGAGTTCGAGACGATGGGCGAGTTCGCCGCCTGGGCCTGTTATGCGACTTCGCTCACGACGGTTGACCACGTCGGGGAATCGACGGCGACGACGATTCGGAATCTCCGACCGGCGCTCGTCCGGTGGTTCGGGGGCGAGGAGTACATTCCACAGTACGACGACGACCAGGAGACGCTCGTGACTGAGGACACCGACGAGGAGGACAGGAACGAGGAAGCAGTCGAGGATAACTCTTCGATTACCGCCTCTGGAAAGCCATGAACTGCACTTCCTAGTGATTTAGCGCCCTGAATCGGGTGAGGGGCGGACTAGCTCAATTCTCCGTACATCGAGAGCCCCGGTTCGCCTTCGATCATCATGTCCACACCAACACAGCCAGACACAGCCACCGCTGACGACGCATCACAATCGATGCCGACGACCGTTCCAGTCGCGGACCTGCTTGCCCGTGAAACATCTCTTTCTTTTGCTGGCCTCACTCCTGCTGACCGGGGCGACTACCCTGATGCAGTTTCATCGGAAGCCCGGTGTCTCGATACTGACCCTCGGTCGATGAAGGATGTCATCGCGACGCTCCCACAGGCGAGTTCCGGGGAGCTCTGGGCGACCAACGAGTTCGTCGACGTCGACGGGACTGTCGACACCCAGGCAATTCGCGACATTCACGGATTGGATGTCGACGTGCTCGAAGACGCTGCGGAGTGTTCACTTGACGAGCTTGCGACGAGAGCGTCGTCGGACCCGTTGGTTCGCATCCGCGACCACCAGGACATCGTCGACGAGCGTCGGAAGGCGCTGTGTGCCCTCGGCTACGACGTCAAGTTCCGCTGGCAGATCGCCTCGGACCGATATTCGATCATCAACCCACAGGAGGCGTATCTCCCTATCATCGGTGTGCTCCAGCAGCGCGGTGAGACTGCGGCGTTCGGCTGGGCGAGTTACCGGGACTGGGGTGGCCTCCTCAAGATGTTCGTCGTCTGTCCGGGCCTCGAACACATCGTCTCGGGGAGTGAGGACACCGAGTTCGATGACGACCCCGACGGCGTGACGAGCGTTGGTGACTCGGACGAGACAGATTTAATCGTGTACGGCGGCTTCGAGACCGGGTATGACTTCCGCGGGACGCAGACGCTGTGGGCGAAGCCCATCCTCTACTTTCCCGAGACTGGTACCGTCGTTCCCGATACGGGGAAGCGCTACACGCGCCGGCACTACGGGCGGGCGACCGACCCCACTCACGAGCGAGCGAACGACCGGGTGCCGATCAACGAGTGGTGGAAAGCGATCTACGACGACGTCGCCGACCGCCTCGTCGACGTCGACCGGGCGATTCGCCGCACTCGGGCCATCGCCTACGACTTCGAGACACTCCCGTTTGACACGGCTACGTGCTACCGGTATTGGGGTGTGGCCGCGAGGTACGCCGAGGCCGCTGCCGACCGGGCGACGACTCTCGCCCCCCCGCCGTCCCGACCGACAGTGTATAATCTTCAGCTGTCGCTGCTGATCGCACTCCTCGATTCATACGAGGGCTCGCTGGCGTCGGATACGTACCAGGAGTATATTGAGACCGCCGGGGAGCTACTTCGAAAACCAGCGATGATGATTCAGTTGGCGCTAAGAGAGCACGACCGTCAGACCGACGACGAGTGCGACCGCGTCCTCCCCGATGACCAACAGACGCTGTCCGATGCGCTCGAAGACATCGTCGATATTCCAGGGATTGAGGTCGGTGACGAAGGGGAGTTGTCGGATCAGGAAGCCCAGAGACTCAACAACCGGGTTCAGCGCAAACTCACGGAGTTACAGTCTCTAGAATAGCTCCTTTGCTCCACGCTGGGTGCTCCCAGCGCTCTCCGAAGTCGCTACCCACGACGAATAGAGATGACTCCTGCCAGTTCTCGACCCTTATATACGATAACGAGCCACCCGAGGTCACCGAGATGAACCCTGAAACACACCGCATCGACCAAGCTGACCGAGATCTGAGGTGCTGGCTCGCCATCCGGGCACGAGCCGGCGTCCCCGAGCTCGTATTGATCGCGCTGTTGCGCTCGTATACCAGACGCATCGAACGACACGGCTACATCCCGAGATCGTGGGCTAACCCGTCATCACCCGAGTGGTCGGAGGACCCGGATGGCTTCTGAAGAACTCGGTCCGGAGTTCTTCGTTCGGCTGCGGGCGGACCTCTTGATCATCGGGGATAGCATCCTGACGGATCGTCACCACGCCTCGAACGGCAACTACGACCCAACGGATCCGCAGAACCAGATCGGCGGTATCATCCCGTCGTTCTCGCTGTCGGGGTGGCTCCGTCACGGGACGGAACGCGTCGTTCAGGAACATGGGGCGACGGCGTGCCACCCTGGCGAAGTGAACGCGAACTTCCGCAAAGAGGATGTGTACAGCCGTGATTTGGAGGCGGGCTACCACGAGAAGGGAGCGTGTCTCGACAGCGTTGATGACGGCTGCCTGATTCTCGATCTGTTCGGCGGAATCGGTAACCGACCAGGGAAAATCATGCGTCGACCCATCCAGTTCAACCCAGTCCGATCCAAGGTCGACTACACTCGTGGGCAAGCGGAGGGACACTACCGACGACTGACCCGGAAAATTGCCTCCCGGAACCCTAATGACGGCCGCGAATCGCTCCGAGTCGTCCAAGTGGATGCTGTGGCGAACCTCGACGGCGCGTGGTACCTGTGCTTTCGAGAGCAGAAACCGGCATTCGTTGGGCTGCTGGCCGAAGCGGTCCGCTTTTTGAACGAACATCAGACGGACTTTCTCCATCAGCTGGGCGGCGCCCGGAATTTCGGTGGTGGAATCGTGGACTGTGAACTCATCAACCCTCTCTACACCGAGCGAGAGTTGCGGCGGGTCTTCGACCGGCGGGGGGAGGAGACTGCCGCGATGGCCGACAAAGACGAGCAGTGGGAGAGGGACTACCTCCCGGAGTTCCGCTCCGCACTTAGCAGTCATATCGAGGGCCGAACTGGTGGATGAGGCGACCAGAATGATCGACGTCTATCGTCACGACGCGCACAAATTCCACGGGCAATCCCACGCGGACGCCTCCGAGGAGTTCGCCGGGATCCCCGTGAACCGGGCTGTCCCGTACGGTTCCGATGCCGACGCAGGGGCGCTCTCCCGCCCTCCGGGTCGACACGAGCCCGTTGTCCCGACACATGAGATACACCACCGGCTCTCGTTACTGACTGGTGATCCGGTGTACATACCCAACAGCCGAGCTCAAGCAGCTGTCGAAAATGACGTACGGGACCTGTTGACTGTGGCCGACGCCGAGAGGGCGCATGAATGCTGGCTACACAGCGATGTGGCGACGCTGTTCAACGAGGCGGTCGCGTTCCCCTACACGAGTCTGAAGTATCACACGCTTCTCGTGGCGGCGCTCTCAGACACCTACCGTGCTGGCCTCTCGTTCGATGACCTGCATCTGGTCGTTGACCCTGCCGACGAAATCGTTCCACACCGCACTGTGTACTCTGGTGATCAGTTCGCGTTCCGGATCGACGCCAACGAGCGGGGTCGACCCTCAGCACGGCTCGGAAGTCGGCCGTGGCGCTCGTGGGGCTCGACGTGGAACCGGCTTACCGCCCACCCACTGAACACGAATCAGGATAAGTGGGACATGGCGCTGGATGCTAACCTCCGGCGGATCTGGGCGTGGAGTACAGCTCTACAGTACCTCGAGGACTTCACCAGATGGAGGGGAGAACGGTGACCCGGATTCAGCAGGTACTCTGGAAGTTGGAGATGGACTACATCGGGCACCCGTACTACGTTTCGGGAAACGCTATCCTGCACGCGCTGAGACCATCGCTCGACTCAAGCGTCTCGCGAACGCTCCACGCCTCGCATGGGATGTTCGTCCCGGGACAGTTCGGACGGTTCCCCAAAGAACACAGTCAATCCGGCGTCCAGCCCCACCTCGGAAGTGGCCTCCCCGACGTCAACGCGTACGAAGACCTGTTCCTCCACCGAGAACCGGATCATCGCTGGCTGCTCGAATCCCGCCCTCGAGAGGCGCTCAATACACACGGGCTCCGAACGGATGCCGGCCATCCGACTCTGGCTTATCGCACGATTATGGGGCGCCCGAGAGACCGCCGGAATGAAACGCGAACGACGCGCTGGTACGTCCACGCGTATCTCCATGCCGATGACCCCGCGGCGCTCCCGCTGGGCGAGGCTACCCTTTCGGACGTGCAGTTCGGCGGCAAGCGCACCTACGGCTACGGCGAGGCCACGCTGAAAGACACTCGAGTGGTGGAACTTGAGGCGCTCGAGTACTCCCGGTTGGAGGACGCCGATGCCCATCTCATCCGGTTAATTACTCCGTTCGTAACTGCCAGTGACTATCCCGGTGCGAACGGCGTGGCGGTCCCACGGTGGTGGGCAGAAGATCGCGGTGACCTTCGATTCCGGGAGGAGCGCCTTTTGACGTCCGGCGAGCCATATCGCTTGGAGACAATCGACCACGGACAGGTAGTCGAATATCTCGGTGAGCGTCCGGTAGAGACGGCTCGGAATGGACTCACTCGGATCGGATCGCACTCACGGATGGGATTCGGTGAACTCCGTGTCATTCCAGTCCCCGACCGCGCAGAGACGACTGACGACCATGCTCTTGGAGGACGGTAGATTGACTCCCTCCGATGCTCTTCGAACGACTCATAAAGAAATCGCATTACCAACAATAATTATCAAGAGTACATCGAGGTGGCTGGTGAACTCCTCCGCAAACCGGCCATGATGATTCAGCTGGCTCTGAAAGAACACGATCGGCAGGTCAAGGAATCGGACGAGCGTGTGCTCGCAGACGATCAACAGACCCTTAGCGACGCGCTGGAGGACATCGTCGACATCCCTGGCATCGAGGTCGATACTGAGAACGATCTCTCAGACAGCGGTGCACAGCGGCTCCACGACCGTGTCCAACGGAAGCTCGACGATCTCGATTAATTCTCGACGAGGGAGTCCGGCGACAGTGTTTTACAGAATCCACGGAAAGCGAAATACATGTCGGAGGCTGCTCGGGACTCACATCCACTCGATGCGATGCTCGCCATCTCCGATGTCGTGACGGACCAGCGGTATGCGCAGATGTATGCCCGGGTGCTCACTCACGATACCCCGACAGTCGAGGAACTCTCTGAGGGTCTCGATAATTCGACGACGACCGTCTACGAGGACGTGAACCATCTCGTCGAAAGCGGTATTCTCGAGCGCGTTACGGACACCCAGCCGCATCGGTACCAAGCCCCCCAGATCGACCTCACTATCCAGACCGACGACGATTCCTATCAGATTACGCCGGCACTGTTCGTCGCGATCGCCCGACTCGAGACGAACGAGAACATTCAGCTGTTTCTCGACCGGCACGGCGTCGGCGGTCTCGCGACCGCTCTCGAGTACGCCCGTGACTACGTCCAGGGCCGAATGAATGCCCGCATCATGGCGCGCGAGCAGGACCTCCCCGTGCTCGAAGCCGAGACGATCCTGCAGGAGATGCGCGACGTGCTCCTGGATGTCGACCCCGATCTCGAAGAGAGCCCCGACGTTGACGAACTGGACGCGGCGGTCGATGAATAACGAGTCTTCTCCGCAGACAGTCACAGCCAGTCACTGACGTACGCGACGTGATCGGAGAGGTCGGAGACTGACCGTTCGATTCGGCGAACCGCACGTCTCACTTCGCCGCCCGTCCGGGTCACGTCCGCGATAATGATGATACCAGGATGCTCGTCTGCCGGTGGATTACTGAAATCCGACTGATCGGCTGTCAGCAGAACGCGGTCCTTTCGGGTTGCAACGGCTAGGACGTCCGGATCAGACGCGCTTACCCCGAGATCCTCGATGTCGACGACGCGGACGACATCATGGCCGTCGTCGCGGAGGGCCTGTATCCACTCGGTCTCGACGTTTTCGTCCGCGAGCAGTTCCACCGAACGTCCTCTAGGTGGTCTCGTCGGGAACGAGGCGATTCGGCGCGTGCTCCTCGTACATCGACTGGTTCCGAGTCTCGATGGTACGCATCTCCTCGGGGTGGCTGAAGGCGTACGCGAGCGCGGCGTGGACCTCGGCGACCGAGATGTCGTAGCTCGTGGCGATCTCCTCTGGCGTGTCGTCTCCTTCGACGTAGCGCTGGTAGACGTGATACACGCCGATACGGTGTCCCTCGATCCGGGGGTCCCCGCCGAGGACATCGTCTGTCTTCACGATCTCCGGCATCGTCCCGTCCGAACTCGATTGTGACCCAGTTCCAGCCATGATCCGTTGGTGCCTCTGTACGCTACTAGCGTGTCTCACGTAATAACCACCCGGGTTGATGAGGCGGTCCAGACCCGGTGTTCTGTCCGAGTCTCGGTCCACCGCTGATTTATCGACCCACAATCGGGTGGCGGGATTCCCAGGCGGATTCCGTCCCTCAGCCATGTCTTCATCCGATCCAGATGCTGTCGACCGGCCCGAACCGCTCGTCGTCCTCTCACATCTCGTCCATCGCCTGCTCAAGCGGGAGGGTGGCAGTGTCCCGCTCGAACGGGTCACCCTCCGAGTCAGCGACTACGTCGATATCGGCGATCAGGAGGCCGCGGACCTCATCGATGCTGGTGCTGCCGAGGGGGTTTTCACTCTCGACCGGGGGGCCGGTGGAAGTACGACCATCGTCGGGGTCTCACCGCAGGGGGAAGAGCCGGCCGTGATCACGGAGGCCTTCGGCGGCCCTGCTGGCGCTACTGGAACTGCCGACTTTCAGGCCCTTGAGGTCGTCACCGAGAGTATCGCGACTGCACTCCGTGACGCCGGCTACGCGACGTTCACCGATCTCGCGGACGCCAACGTCGGTAATCTCGCCGGGTTAACCGGGACGCTAACCGAGAGTCGCGCGGAGGCGATCATCCAGGCAGCGCCCCGGCACGTCCCGGTTGGCGTGTGGCTCGCCCGGAGTGCCGACGTCCGATACGGTCGACGCGTGGATGAGACGACGGGTCGAGGGACGGCCCGGGTAGTCGATATCACCGCCGCCACCGAACCCGTCGGCGAACCCCGCTATCGATCCGAGGGGCTCGAGCCGGACGATGTCGAGGTCCAGTACGTCTCCGACATCGGACGGAACGAACAGGACCCGGTGCCGACAGGTCTCCACGTCCTCGACGATCCTGACCATCCCGACGTCCCAAAGGCTGCGACCCATCCCGAAGCGGGTGACGACGCCCTGCCGGTCGATGTGTCGGGGGAAGTGGTTCCACCAGCGGTTCCGACGGAGCCGCGGCTCCAGCTTCCACTGGACGAACTGCTTGCGAAGAAACTGGCCCGTGGGCTGGTTCCGGTCCGCCTGGTTGGCCCACGCGGCTCCGGGAAGAACTACCTCGTCAAGTACCTGTGTCACCGGACGAACCGTGGCTACGTCTCGGTGGACTGTGACGAGGCAACCCACACGGAGGACCTCTTCGGACCGCTCACCCCCACCGAGGACAAGCTGATCGCACCCAGGAACGGGCCGGCAAAGCAAGCACTACTGAATGGGTCGGTGTTGGTGCTCAACGAATTCCCCGTAATGCGGGCCGGCGCCGCGATGTCTCTCCATCGCCTGCTCAACGAGGGCAAACTCCTCGTGAAGGCCCATGGCGAACTGGTTGAGCCCCATCCGTCGGCGCGAATCGTGATCACGATGAATCCGCCGACCCGAGAGTACCGGGATTCCGAGCCGATGAACTCGGCCACCCGTGGTCGGTTCCGGGCACTCGAACAGCCCTACATTCAGGACGTCGATGAGGAGGTCACGACGCTGGATGCACAGGTGAACGCCAGTCACGAGGTCGTGGACCAAGGGACGCTCCGGAAGATCATCCAGTTCGCCCACCAGACCCGGCAGAACGAGAACTGGCCCACGCTCTCGACGCGAAATCTGACGATTCTCTGCGAGCACATCGAGGACGGGGGCTCCCCGAAGGCAGCGGTCAAGAACGAGGTGTGGGCAGTCGCTGAGCCGAATCAGTATCCCGACGACACCTACGAGACGCTCAACGACTATCCGTGACATCCTCCCCGTCGTGAATGACGGGGCTTCCCGTACCGCAGGTAGGATATTTGCCGGTCTACGACACGACCTGTTCTTGTGGGGCGAACACCCCACTCTCTAAATCGAACAAGTGTGTCGATGGCTGTGCCACACAGCCGTTACTCCTATCCTCGCCGTGAGGACTCGGAGTTATCTTCTGGCGCATGTTCTCCGCCCCGTTACAATCTGCGTTTCCGACTAATCCACACGACGAGCAGACGTACAATCCACGATGTTTGCGATTCGACTTCGTGTCGTCACCACACCGCGAGCAGGTCTTCGAGGTGTTCCACTCGTTCTCTTTCAGCACATCAACGCCACGCACCTCACCTTTGTATTCGAGGTACTGGTAGATGCGGTCGAACGCCCACGAGTGCAACTTCTTGTTCCCGGTCTTCCCCCAGTCCGAGTCACGCACGTCTTCGGGCCAACTCACTGCGAGCGTTCCCACACCGCGTTCGACACACTCGGTGATGATGGCGTCTGTGAGGACGTGGTAGAAATGGGTTTCGCGGTCTGCGAGTTTTCGACGCGCCCACATCGACTTCTCCGAGGGGCCATTCTCGCCCTCAGTATCGTACTCGGTACGTTTGAAGTAGTGCTTGTCCTGTTTGAGCGAGTTGCCGGGATACAGAACGTATTCATGGGGGAACGCGACCGTGGCGATGTTCTTGAGTCCAAGGTCGATACCTGCCACTTCATCACCTGCCGAGTCGTTCGTTTCGAGTTCGACTTTGCAGACGAAGTGCAGTTCCCACTCGTCACCGTTCCAGACGGCGCGAACGTTCTGCACCTTGTTGACTCCCGAAAGGTCAACATCGGGGCGGGTCTGGTACTCGCAGAGCAGGAAGTCCGACCAGTACTCCTTGAGGTTCTTCCCCTTGCTGAGTCGGACGCGATTGTTCTCGGGGTCGTGTTTGAACCCGTCTTCTTTGAACGTGACCGTACTACGTAGTCGGTTGTCACCGTGTTTTCGGTAGCCGGGCGGATGTGCCTCGTCGGCGTGTTGTCGCAGGTCGAACCATGACTGGAAAGCGTCAGAAAGTTCTTCGATGACTTTCTGACTGGATTGTGCATTCAAGTCTTTCCAGCACGACTGGTTCTTCATGTACGATTTCAGCACGCCCTCATCGGGGATTTCGCCTGTCTCATCCCAGATGCGGTCGGCTGTCCATCGTGCAACGTTCCAGATTTTCGAGGCGGAGTTTCCGAGCGAGTCGAGGCCATCGTAGACCTGCCGGTGGTTCTGGATGGAACCAACGTAGGTGCGCGTGACCTGAATCGCCACACATAGCCGATGTAGGTGATCCTACTTGATGGTGTGGATTAGCGTGGAATATCGGGCCTGCCATCGGCGGTGGATTGTGGAGGCGTTGTTGGATTCACTCCCGTCGTAAACGGCGGGATTCTCTCCTCGCAGAAAGATAGTCGTTTGGGTTACCCCACGAATTTGATATTCTATCGCTCGTGGGGTAACGCTCTCTGCAGGCGTTTATCACTTGGAAATGAACGAGGAGGCTACGCGCTTCTCGTGATCACCATGTTCGACACCACCTCATCCACCGGGACTACAGCACAGAGATTCGTCCCTGACGTGGCTGCTCAAGTGCGGACGTCATCTGGACGAACAGAGCGACTTCGTGCATTCATTCATAGTCATCTGCCAACGGAGACCGATGTCGCGGTCGTTCTCACGCCATCCGCCGAAACCGCTGCGGTCCTTCCTGCCGATCTCGATGCGCTCGTGGCCAGTGACGCAACTGAATTCGAGCGGCAGCAGGCCGAACAGCTCCTCGAGAACGTTGACGCCGAATTCCTCGTCCTCGTGACGACCCAACCGGCGCCGTTGGGCCGAATCCCGGTGAACGATCAACTGACTGCCGATCACGCCCACCAGTTCGGGCTCGCATTTCACGAACTGCTCCATATCCTCAAGACAGCCATCGGCCCCATCGCAGAACTCCTCGAAACCGAGATTGATCCCGAGTATCGCCAGCAAGTCCACGACCTCGTCAACATCATCGAGGACGGGGCCATCGAACAGGAGGCCATTGAAGGGGCGAATTTCAGTGATAACGCAGAGATTCGCCTCGAACTCACCCGCCGAATCCATTCGCAAGCTCCTGATGACATTCCCGACGGTGAGCAGGTTCGGTTCTCCTTCTGGGACGCAGTGACGAGCGCGCTCTACGAATGGGCGATCTATCCGACGGACATCACGGGGGCACTTCTGGACGAAGACGACGAACGGATCGTCTTCGCGTCGGAGGCGGATGCCACGGGCTTCGATACTGTTCAGGAAGCGCTCCAGAGGTTGGCAAAGAATGCCCTCGCGATTCGGAGCGCCGAACGCGACGACGTCACCCACAGCCACGACAAGACCGCATCCGTACGGCGAGCTCGGTTTGTCGTCGAGACCTGGCAGTCGGCGATCCTCCCGCTTCTTGAGGACCGTTCCGAAGCATCCGCCGAGTCACCAACGGAGGGCGATACTCAAGAGACCGCTGCAGACTCCGTCTCATCGCCGGACTCAGGCAGCTCGAAAGCAGCTGGTCCTGAGACCGAACCCGACCCATCGAGCGACGAGGAGACTGACAGAGGGGGCGACGAGCGCCCGCAGTTCGAACGGAGCGCAACGGACGATCCGTTCCAGGATGTCCTCGATCAGCCTACAATCACGCCGGATCCGCTCGACGAAGACCTCGACGAGACACCTGATCTTGAGGATCCGAACGCCCACACTGCCGATACCCCTGGCTCAGACTCTGATGGCTCATCCCAATCGGTAGGCAGCCATGGAGACCAGCCGTCGCAGACCTCGAAGCCTCTCGACCCCAGAACTCGGGAACTCGCTCGCTCCATCGAGTGCCCGGACACAGAACCCGAGTCCTCGTACGGTGAACGTCCCTCCAGCGGTGACGAGGTGGATGACAGCTCTGATACCACACAACAGTCGACCATCGGGGACTTCGACGCCGGCGGCGCTCCTCGTAAGGACCGCTCATCTGGAGAGGCGACTGACTCTCACGATGAGCGCGACTACGGCCACGAGCACGCCGAAGGCGAGGCCCCAACTCCGAGTATCCCCTCTGAGGACGGATCGGAACCCACAGCCGCTCCCGAGCCGGCACACGCTGAGGTCTTCGATCGAGATCCTGCTGACGAGACAGACACCTACGAGGAAGCACTCGCCGCAGACCGGACTGCGGCTCACGACGAGGCAGACCGGGAGGGCATCGACACCGACGCGCTGGAGCGTGAGCTGGAGGACCTCAGTCACCGGCTCGATCGGGGTAGTTCAGACGACGACCAGGCGGCCGGCGGGAGCTCTGGAGGCCCGGGCCAGCTCGACGAACTAGAGCTCGTTCCCATCGCTGATGACCATGCACCACCGGGGATGTGGGCCGACATCGAAGACGGTGCTGCCCGGGTTGCTGGCACGCTCGAGAAACAGCTACGTCTCGACCGGCATCGTGGTGCCCGGCGAGGATTGACCGCCGGTGGATACGACACCACTGCGGGCCACCGGCTTCTGATCGGCGATCCCCGGGTCTGCAAGGTCGACACGCCGGGCCGCGAGAAACGTTACGCACTGGTGCTGGTCCTCGACCGCTCGGGCTCGATGCGAAACGGCGAGCCTCCAAAGATCGAGGTCGCGACGAAAGCGCTGGCACGATTCGCCGTCGCCGCAGAGGGGCTCGGGATCGAGGTGGCGATCGTCGATTTCGTCGACGGTCACGCTCGGCTCGTGAAGCCCTTCTCTGTCGAGACTCGCCACGTCCAAGCGGGACTACTCGACACGGACTGTGGTGGGGGAACGCCGCTGGCGGACACTCTCGAACTTGCACGCCAACTCGTTGAGAATCACCGGGACGAACCCCTCATCGTTGCCGTGACCGACGGCGAGCCGAGTAGCGTCGACGACGTCATCGATCAGATTCGAGCCGCCCATGCCCCCGTCTGTTCGCTCACCATCGCTACCGATAC includes:
- a CDS encoding DNA polymerase sliding clamp; the encoded protein is MSTETPPESADSDELEDSSTDPSSTSPQEGPTPDQSPDDKAASTSEEGESDTPDATGPPSTFRAAIQSDPLKDILRALRATVDEARVKIDETGIRVRAVDPANVAMDDLNLSASAFESYDATPGVIGVDLDRLWDPVSLANKGDLVQLHLDTESRKLVVAVTGLEFQMACLDPATIRSEPTLPELELPASVTVDRDTLRQVVKAADLVADHVGLRMAPDEEVFRIDAEGDTDSVDFRIDADDWEAVTLAEASSLFSLDYMKKIVRTIPAGTAVTIDFGTEFPAMLSYDIGDGDGSMIRMLAPRIET
- a CDS encoding DUF6166 domain-containing protein, yielding MKTSYSRSTNRARRYRGERTLGGCLVYAGDDLLDKHLSVHPVSPGGFDWGPDATPERACQLAIALLAPTLGLEVAVDDYHLFAENFIRRELTGDEWSVRLQDLRESSYREQYMHRDYPTNTAPEPVDVDIETIDLDTITYAEELALVRRYDEVLWKKGNTRANLTRLQAIRRGERDPASEPFSKQWLSTHGRLTSSAAKRALGEEFETMGEFAAWACYATSLTTVDHVGESTATTIRNLRPALVRWFGGEEYIPQYDDDQETLVTEDTDEEDRNEEAVEDNSSITASGKP
- a CDS encoding DUF7437 domain-containing protein: MSEAARDSHPLDAMLAISDVVTDQRYAQMYARVLTHDTPTVEELSEGLDNSTTTVYEDVNHLVESGILERVTDTQPHRYQAPQIDLTIQTDDDSYQITPALFVAIARLETNENIQLFLDRHGVGGLATALEYARDYVQGRMNARIMAREQDLPVLEAETILQEMRDVLLDVDPDLEESPDVDELDAAVDE
- a CDS encoding DUF5615 family PIN-like protein yields the protein MELLADENVETEWIQALRDDGHDVVRVVDIEDLGVSASDPDVLAVATRKDRVLLTADQSDFSNPPADEHPGIIIIADVTRTGGEVRRAVRRIERSVSDLSDHVAYVSDWL
- a CDS encoding DUF433 domain-containing protein; the encoded protein is MPEIVKTDDVLGGDPRIEGHRIGVYHVYQRYVEGDDTPEEIATSYDISVAEVHAALAYAFSHPEEMRTIETRNQSMYEEHAPNRLVPDETT
- a CDS encoding AAA family ATPase, with the translated sequence MSSSDPDAVDRPEPLVVLSHLVHRLLKREGGSVPLERVTLRVSDYVDIGDQEAADLIDAGAAEGVFTLDRGAGGSTTIVGVSPQGEEPAVITEAFGGPAGATGTADFQALEVVTESIATALRDAGYATFTDLADANVGNLAGLTGTLTESRAEAIIQAAPRHVPVGVWLARSADVRYGRRVDETTGRGTARVVDITAATEPVGEPRYRSEGLEPDDVEVQYVSDIGRNEQDPVPTGLHVLDDPDHPDVPKAATHPEAGDDALPVDVSGEVVPPAVPTEPRLQLPLDELLAKKLARGLVPVRLVGPRGSGKNYLVKYLCHRTNRGYVSVDCDEATHTEDLFGPLTPTEDKLIAPRNGPAKQALLNGSVLVLNEFPVMRAGAAMSLHRLLNEGKLLVKAHGELVEPHPSARIVITMNPPTREYRDSEPMNSATRGRFRALEQPYIQDVDEEVTTLDAQVNASHEVVDQGTLRKIIQFAHQTRQNENWPTLSTRNLTILCEHIEDGGSPKAAVKNEVWAVAEPNQYPDDTYETLNDYP
- a CDS encoding RNA-guided endonuclease InsQ/TnpB family protein is translated as MAIQVTRTYVGSIQNHRQVYDGLDSLGNSASKIWNVARWTADRIWDETGEIPDEGVLKSYMKNQSCWKDLNAQSSQKVIEELSDAFQSWFDLRQHADEAHPPGYRKHGDNRLRSTVTFKEDGFKHDPENNRVRLSKGKNLKEYWSDFLLCEYQTRPDVDLSGVNKVQNVRAVWNGDEWELHFVCKVELETNDSAGDEVAGIDLGLKNIATVAFPHEYVLYPGNSLKQDKHYFKRTEYDTEGENGPSEKSMWARRKLADRETHFYHVLTDAIITECVERGVGTLAVSWPEDVRDSDWGKTGNKKLHSWAFDRIYQYLEYKGEVRGVDVLKENEWNTSKTCSRCGDDTKSNRKHRGLYVCSSCGLVGNADCNGAENMRQKITPSPHGEDRSNGCVAQPSTHLFDLESGVFAPQEQVVS